CCGTTTCATCGATGAAGACTCCTTATTGGCTGAATATTTTTCAAAAACGCCTCAAAAAACGCAGGGTGGATCGAGCGTAGCGAGCCCCGCCAGTGTTTCTATCTTTATAGATTTGACGAAATCGATGTTGTCATTTTTCCCCTAAAACCGCAAGGGAGATAATTGGATTTTCCATGACTGCAGGGCAGGGAAGCGCAAACGCTGCAAACCTTATTCGCTCATGTTACGCAACCTGGGAGCGCGGGCGTCTCGCCCGCAGGTTGGAACCGCCGATCCAACGCAACGCATGGGTTTTCTTTTTTCGTGTTTTTCTTTTTCTTAACATGGTTATGTGATTCAATCGACGAGGGTAAGAGATTCCTTTTAATTTTCCATCGCGCGTAACATGAGTTATTAGTTATTCGCTTGCGCTCTTTATGGGCGCTGGAACCGCCGATTCCGTTTTAATCAATTGTTTTAAATCTTCAATCGAGGTTCGCGTAGCGCTTTTCGCGGCGTCCGAGGGAATGGTTTTTTGATCGCCGATCGAAGATAAATTCAGTTCGACGGCATTCTCTTTCGTGGGGGCGGATGGCGTCGCGGACTCGATGCCCGATGGCGCAGGAGTCGTTTTCCCGTCTTGTTGCAAAATATCTGGAACCGTTTCCGGCGGCGCGGGTTTTGATTTTTCTTGCGTCTTGTCCGATCGCCCTTCAAGGTCGTCCTCCCTCAAGAGAAGGCCGCGAAACGATGAATCGGTTGAAGCCGGCTGAACGGGCTGCGTCGAACTGGCTTGCGTAGCCGAGGCCGGCTGTTCGCCTCCCGTTTGAAAGATGTCTCGCACGGTGTGGCCGCTATAGGAACGTTCGCCCGTTTCCATTTGAAACAGGTTTGGAGCCGTCGAATCCGAGCCTGCAGGACGCGATCCGGTTTCATCCATCTGGAAAAGTCCTCGGTATCGCGAATTTCTCGTGTTTACGGCTTTTGTGGAGACTTCAATTAGGCTTTCGGCGGCAAGAATGCCGTCCGATTCATGCGTGCCGCGGAATGTTGGGACGGCGTTTTGGAAAAGTTGGCCCTGATTGTTCCAGGCGACGACGGCGCCGTCTATAAAAGTGACGGTGGAAAATCCATAAAACCATATTTCTTGTTTTAACGCCGGGAACAATTTTACGGATTTCGGCGTGCCTTCGCTGGCGAGCACGTCCTCCTTGGACGAACCGACCGCAAAAGGCGAGGCGTCAGGATTCTTTTTTCCCATATCTATATTAAGGACGGAACCGATGTTGAGCCATTCAGCCACGCGCTCGTTTCGGAAAGTTACCGTCGCCAATCCATATGACCATATCTCCATCTTCAGCTGTTCGAATCGGCTCACGCGGCTGGGCGATCCTTGCGCCGCGATGACTTCTTCTTTCGTCGAACCGGCTTTAAAAGGGGGCGCGCCGGGCGTTTTGTCTCCCAGCGACGCTTCCAACCCATTCCTCAAATCGCCGGAATTTTGAATATTTTCCAGTTTTCCGCGCTTGAAGGTTAAAGAGGATTGCGGATACCACCAAATTTCTTCTTCAATGCTGGTAAAAGGAGTGATTCGGATGGGCGGCCCCATGATATCGATAATTTCCGGACGGGAAGCGCCGAGTTTGACGATTTTGTTTTGTCCCCATCCCACATCGGCAAGAAAGAACGCAAAAAAAATCGTTCCCGCCATGAGGATCGTTATTTTACGGGTGGCGATAGACATGGCGTTTATCAACTCCCTTTTTCCCCATAGCCGCAATCGTCCGTTTTTACCGTTATCTCTGAGGTTGAATTTGGATCGTCTTCTAAATATTGTAAACCAACCGCAGCAGGATTCCAACCTATTTTATACCCACTTGCATTTGGATTCTCGCCTAGAGTATCCCTCACCCTATGGGCAAGTGTTAGGCGGGGTGGCAAGAGCAAGGTCGTTTCTGCCCTTGATGAATGCCTCCGGCTTGTGGGAAAAGATCATATCTCGGAGAGGGATTCTTCTTCATTCGGCTATATGCTTACCCTAATTTTAACTTATTATCATTCTCTCCCGCCCCCTAATCGCTGTTTTCAACGTCATGCGTTTTGGGCGCGTCGTGTTCGAGCAGGCGCGGGCTTTCGGCCGCTACGGGCAGTGCGATTTCGATCTGCGTTCCTTCGTTGAGCTCGCTCTGGGCGCTGATGGTTCCCTGGTGCTCGCGGATTATGCGATCCACAATCATCAGGCCTAGTCCGGTTCCGCGCGCTTTGGTGGTGAAATAAGCCTCGAAAATATGCGGAAGGTCTTTTGGCGGTATGCCTTTCCCCGTATCCGTAATAGCTAGCGTTACTTTATCGCCCCGGCGGGCCATGCTGAGGACGATCTCGTTGGCTTTTCGTTGACGTTCTTCTTGCGTTTGAGCAACAATGGCTTCGATGGCGTTGCGTAGAAGATTGATGAGCGACTGTTTCAAGCGGGAGCGGTCTCCCTCGATATACGGCCAATCGCCCTCTTCGTGCAGAAAAACGCGGATGCCGTTTTCCCGGAATTCCGGTTCCATGAGCGTAAGGGTTTCCGTTACCAAACTATTGAGATCGAATAACTTTATCGCGGGATGAGAGGGACGGACCGCGCCGAGAAAACTCTCGATGACGCCGTTAAGCCTCTGAATCTCCGTGTTGAAGATGGATAACTCTTCCTCCACTTCGGCGTCATGAATCTCCTTTTTCTTGAGATGGCGTTGCAGCAATTGGAGATGGATGGAAAGAGAATTGAGCGGATTGCGAATCTCGTGGGACATTCCAGCGGTCAGCGTCGCCAGCGCGGCCAATTTCTCCGCTTCGAGCAGTTTCTGTTCGCGCTCCTTGTGTTCCGTCTCGTCGATAAAGAAAAACAACGTGCCAAAACGCTCCTCCCGGTTTTGCAAGGGAATAATATTGATCTGCACATGCGTCCTCCCCTTCGGAAGGCGCAGTTCGTATTCCAAAAACGGCAGCGGCGTGGAATTGTCGATTCCGCTCCGGCAAAGGCTCAAGAGGCCGGGATGATTCAGCATCTTCGCCAGCGGCATATCCGGCGTCGTCGAACCGTCGCCAAGGTCGAGAATGGAACGGGCGGATTGATTGACGAAAACGACTTTTTCTTCTTCGTCGATGACGATCATGCCTTCGATCATGGAATCGAGAATCAACACTAAAAGATCGCGCTCCTCCGCGATCTCTTTCATATAATCGAGGATGCGCTCTTTATCGACTTTTTCGGCTCGATCCAACAACCGCCTAAGAAATCCGCTCTTCATAATTTCCGGTAAAACCCAAAATTCAAAAAATAGATCGCATTGTCTGATCTCTCATTCATCACTCATCATTTCAATCGTTCCAACTCTTGCGCACGAATTTCAATCCATCCCGCGCTAATTGCTCTTCGCTTTCGAACATCTTTCGCCAGATGCAAGTCGCCGCCGCCACCGCTGGCATGGAGCGTCCAAACGCTTCGATGGTCAACCAATGGTCGTAACCGGCGTCTTTCAACGCTCGGAATATTTCTTTCCAATGCACTTGCCCTTGGCCTGGCGTGCTGCGGTCGTTTTCCGAGATATGAACGTGGTGAATCCTCTTGCCCGCCTGGCGGATAATGCCCGGCGAATCTTTCTCTTCGATATGGGAATGAAACGTATCATAATGCAATCCGAAATTGGGCAAGCTGACGGCGTCCACCAATTTCAATCCGTCTTCCTGGCTATTGATAACATACGTCTCGAAGCGGTTGAGCGGTTCGATGGCTAATTCGATTTGGGCCGTCGCGGCGTATTCGCACGCCTGCCGCATGACCTCCACGATGCGCTTAAATTCCTCCTCTGTCCGGCCTCTGCCAACTAACTTCCCTACCGGCGCATAAAGCGGGCCGCAGATCTGCGATCCTCCCAAAGCATGGGTGCAATCGACGCATCGCTTTAAAAAATCCACCGCCGCCTGGCGAATCTTGGCGTCTTCGTGGGTGGGATCGGCTTCCTTGGGAACGCAAACGCAGGACGTATTGCCCAATCCAATTTCCTGGCAATGCTTCCCCAATTTGGCCCAATGATCTCCCGCCGGTTGGAACATAGGAAATTCCGCCCCATCGTATCCCCATTTCTTCAATGTATCCAACAATCCGAAATGCTCTTCCGTCGGCGAATCGGTCCACAGCAGCAAGTTGATTCCCACGCGAATCTTCGCGGGCTTCTTCGCCGCCTGGACGCCGATCGCGGGCAACGATAATCCCGCCGCCGCCATTGCGCTTCGTCCGAGAAATTCTCTCCGTGCGATATTCTCTTTCGTCATCGTATCCTCTCCTTCTTTTATGTCGAAAAACGCCGAAATGAACAACTAATACTATTGGCTATTTTGAGGTATACCAAACATCATTGAAGGGAGGGCGAGGCTCCCGCCGAGCCGTATAGATGCAATAGTTCGCCAGGAGGCTTACCCTCCCTTCCTTTCAACTGCCTGTGCTTCAAACCTAATGGCATTTCGTATAACGAAAAAACCGTTTCTATCCTAAACCGTCCATAGCGAACCATCTCCAACCGGCAAGCGCTATGCTCATAGTATCATGCTTTATGTTTTAACGGTAAATGGATCGGGACAAGATTCGTTTTTCCCTCAGGGCGGTTCCCCGCGGCCGCCTTCATCGTTTATCGTAGGAGCGGCCCCAGTGGTTGTCCTCATCGGGAAATATAGTCATTGTTAAAATGTACTTACTATGTGATGACATTTAGATATAATGAGATATAGAAACGTAATAGGAGATCGAACGCCATGCAGAAAGCGAGAAGTTCCAAGGAAGCGCCCAAAACGGTTTTTCTGAATATTCGCATAAACGAACGCCAAAAAGACATGATCAGCCGGGCGGCCGCACTTCGCAATTGCAGCCTATGCGAATTTGTGATCGAAAACGCCTATGACGCTGCAGCGCTGGTCTTGGCCGATAAAACGCAGTTTGTCCTCTCTCCGCAAGAATGAGACGCGTTTTGCGTAACCTTGGACGCCGAGCCGAAATCCATCCCGCCGCTGAAGGAATTGTTCAACAAGCCGGACGTTTTTAATGAACGATAATCCTGTAGGATAGATCGAGTAAAGCTAGCCCCGCCATTCTTCTCTAATCGCTGCTTTTAGTATAACCCGCTATCGCAACTCCCTTGATTGCGCCGGGTTTTGCATTTATCTTGGCTAAGAAAATATCTATTCCGGTTTTTAATTCAGTGATTATAATTATACTATCTGGTAATGCTTCGCAATGGATATATCCTTAACCTCCGTCCTGCGCGAGAGTTTTTTGGGGAAACGAATGGGGCGCGAGTTCATTCCACTAGGGTTTTCTAACCTTGAAAATTGGACTTGGCTCTGTCGATACAATTAGCCTAGAGAAAAAGGAATGAAGTTTTATCACTTTTGCGACTGCGGACCTCATTTTCATTGCGGGGAGACCATCGTCCATCTGGTTTGTCGGGACTGCGGCGCCGAATATATCGGCCCCGATTGCGACGTAACCCGGCCGATTCCCGTTTCCAAGTTTGGCCATGACGCGGTCCTTTGTCAAAACTGCTTAGATAAAGCGGAATTACCGGTGAAAGTCGTTGACTGAGGAAATTCCTGCCTCTGAAAACTTGCGTGAGCTAGAAAGAGTTCGTTTTTGATATGGATTCCCCATTTCTCTTCACAGAATATAATGGGGAGAAGCTCTTTTTCGTCGAATGCGTTTTTCAATTTTGGTTAGTGCATCATGACTTTATTTCCCAATCCCAGCCTTAAACCTCTCCTAGGGAGTTGTCCTCATAGTATTATGGTATTATGGCCAATAGAGAGCTCGAACGGTTTTCCTATCGTTATCGCTCCTATAAGCCGCGTTTTATCGATTTCAAGCGAACCGTCAACGAAATATATTTAATCGATCGATCCTTTTAAACGAGGAGATTTAATTCCCATGCATATCGTCGTTTGCATCAAGATGGTGCCGGATACCACCCTAGTCAAAATCGATCCGGTTACCAACACCCTCGTGCGGGAGGGAGTGCCGTTCATCACCAATCCCTTCGATACGCACGCCATCGAAGAAGCGATCCGGTTGAAGGATCAATATGGCGGCCAAGTCACGGTGCTTTCAATGGGACCGCCCGCCGCGGAATTCGTGCTGCGCCGCGCTCTTTCCATCGGCGCCGACAAGGCAATTCTTTTGAGCGACCGCGCCTTTGGCGGCGCCGATACGCTGGCCACCAGCCACGTGCTCGCGGAAGCCATCAAGAAAGAACAGGCGTCTCTTCCCGTCGATCTCGTGCTCTGCGGTATGCAAACCATCGACGGCGACACGGCGCAAGTGGGGCCGGGCATCGCCTGCCGCCTCCAATTTACCCAACTGACGCTGGTCGACAAAATCCTCGCCCTCGATCTCGAAAAAAGACTTATCCGCGTCAGCCGCAAACTGGAGAGCCATAACGAAATCGTCGAAGCGGCCTTGCCCGCTCTGCTCACCGTTGTGCGCCAGATCAATACGCCGCGCTACCCCACCGTGCCCGCCCGTCTGGACGCGGACGCCGCCCTCATTCCCATCTGGTCCAACGAGGTGCTGAAAATGGATCCGAATACCATCGGCCTCAAAGGCTCCCCGACGGCGGTGCGCAAAATCTTCGCTCCCCAGCGGGATAAAGGGGAAATCATCGACGCTCTCGGTGAAAAAAAGAACGAAGCCGTCGGCTTGATGGTCCAAAAACTCTTCGACTGGGACATCGTAAGAAAAGACTAAGGAAATCCATTCCTTAAACATTTAGGAACCGCCATGGATAAAAAAATTCGCAAACCTCGTGGAAAAGCCCATTATATCGAGGGGAAGTGCATAGCCTGCGGCGACCGCTGCCAGGCCGCTTGCCCCGTAGACGCAATCGAAATGAACGAGAAGGGCGAGCCGATCATCCTTCTGGAAAAATGCACCGGATGCCGCAAATGTCTGAAGGTCTGCCCGACGGAAGCCTTGGAGATGGTCTTCACTCCCGACGAACAAAAAATTCTGGACGAATATTTCCGCCCGAAAGAAGAAGCGCCCGATCCCGGCAAATCCCGCGAAAGCGAATGGAAGCATGTTTGGGTATTCGTGGAGCAATTCAACGGCGCCGTCCATGCGGTATCGTGGGAACTATTGGGCAAGGGACGCATGCTCGCCGACGACTTGGGCGTCGATCTCTGCGCTTTCGTTTTAGGATCGAACGTCCAGCATCTGGCGGAAGAAGCCTTTGGATACGGCGCGGATAAAGTCTATATGATCGACGATCCCATTCTCAAAGACTACCGCACCAAAACCTATCTGCATGGCGCGCTGACCCTCATTCGCAAATACAAACCTGAAGTCGTTCTCATGGGCGCCACCGGCCTGGGCCGCGATTTGGCGGGCGCCGTCGCCACCGAACTAAGAACCGGCCTGACGGCGGATTGCACCGGCCTCACCATCAGCAAAGCCGACCGCCTGCTGGAACAAACCCGCCCCGCCTTCGGCGGCAATATTATGGCCACGATCCTTTCGGAAACCGCTCG
This genomic window from Candidatus Omnitrophota bacterium contains:
- a CDS encoding ATP-binding protein; its protein translation is MDRAEKVDKERILDYMKEIAEERDLLVLILDSMIEGMIVIDEEEKVVFVNQSARSILDLGDGSTTPDMPLAKMLNHPGLLSLCRSGIDNSTPLPFLEYELRLPKGRTHVQINIIPLQNREERFGTLFFFIDETEHKEREQKLLEAEKLAALATLTAGMSHEIRNPLNSLSIHLQLLQRHLKKKEIHDAEVEEELSIFNTEIQRLNGVIESFLGAVRPSHPAIKLFDLNSLVTETLTLMEPEFRENGIRVFLHEEGDWPYIEGDRSRLKQSLINLLRNAIEAIVAQTQEERQRKANEIVLSMARRGDKVTLAITDTGKGIPPKDLPHIFEAYFTTKARGTGLGLMIVDRIIREHQGTISAQSELNEGTQIEIALPVAAESPRLLEHDAPKTHDVENSD
- a CDS encoding electron transfer flavoprotein subunit beta/FixA family protein codes for the protein MHIVVCIKMVPDTTLVKIDPVTNTLVREGVPFITNPFDTHAIEEAIRLKDQYGGQVTVLSMGPPAAEFVLRRALSIGADKAILLSDRAFGGADTLATSHVLAEAIKKEQASLPVDLVLCGMQTIDGDTAQVGPGIACRLQFTQLTLVDKILALDLEKRLIRVSRKLESHNEIVEAALPALLTVVRQINTPRYPTVPARLDADAALIPIWSNEVLKMDPNTIGLKGSPTAVRKIFAPQRDKGEIIDALGEKKNEAVGLMVQKLFDWDIVRKD
- a CDS encoding sugar phosphate isomerase/epimerase family protein; its protein translation is MTKENIARREFLGRSAMAAAGLSLPAIGVQAAKKPAKIRVGINLLLWTDSPTEEHFGLLDTLKKWGYDGAEFPMFQPAGDHWAKLGKHCQEIGLGNTSCVCVPKEADPTHEDAKIRQAAVDFLKRCVDCTHALGGSQICGPLYAPVGKLVGRGRTEEEFKRIVEVMRQACEYAATAQIELAIEPLNRFETYVINSQEDGLKLVDAVSLPNFGLHYDTFHSHIEEKDSPGIIRQAGKRIHHVHISENDRSTPGQGQVHWKEIFRALKDAGYDHWLTIEAFGRSMPAVAAATCIWRKMFESEEQLARDGLKFVRKSWND
- a CDS encoding DUF1778 domain-containing protein → MQKARSSKEAPKTVFLNIRINERQKDMISRAAALRNCSLCEFVIENAYDAAALVLADKTQFVLSPQE
- a CDS encoding FAD-binding protein: MDKKIRKPRGKAHYIEGKCIACGDRCQAACPVDAIEMNEKGEPIILLEKCTGCRKCLKVCPTEALEMVFTPDEQKILDEYFRPKEEAPDPGKSRESEWKHVWVFVEQFNGAVHAVSWELLGKGRMLADDLGVDLCAFVLGSNVQHLAEEAFGYGADKVYMIDDPILKDYRTKTYLHGALTLIRKYKPEVVLMGATGLGRDLAGAVATELRTGLTADCTGLTISKADRLLEQTRPAFGGNIMATILSETARPQMASVRPHVMPKPEFDPSLDGDVIKESFTLPESEITTKILEIVPIDLTKTVQLAAARVIVSGGRGMMGPENFYLVRELAALLGGVVGCSRATVDAGWMPQSHQVGQTGKTVKPKLYVACGISGAIQHLVGMQNSDYIIAINKDKNAPIFDVAHLGIVGDVFQILPAVIEQLKQQQEQAGKPTLAAV